A single Stutzerimonas stutzeri DNA region contains:
- the putP gene encoding sodium/proline symporter PutP: protein MSISTPTLITFVIYIGAMLLIGFAAYRATKNFDDYILGGRSLGSFVTALSAGASDMSGWLLMGLPGAIFVAGLSESWIAIGLIAGAWLNWLFVAGRLRVHTERNKNALTLPDYFSHRFEDESRLLRIFSALVVLVFFTIYCASGVVAGARLFESSFGVPYDIALWIGAAATILYVFIGGFLAVSWTDTVQATLMIFALLITPVFVVLALGDMGAAMDTIATQNPAAFDMFNGLSFVAIVSLLAWGLGYFGQPHILVRFMAADSVKTIPNARRIGMAWMILTLAGAVAVGFFGIAYFAGHPELAGPVNQNGERVFMELVKILFNPWVAGVILSGVLAAVMSTLSAQLLVSSSALTQDFYKAMLRKNASQTELVWVGRAMVLLIAFIALGIASNPDSKVLGLVSYAWAGFGAAFGPVVLISLLWKNMTRNGALAGMVVGAVTVVVWKEFVGMGLYEIIPGFILASIAIVLFSKVGQGASATMIKRFEDAESEYQGR from the coding sequence ATGAGCATCAGTACTCCCACTTTGATCACGTTCGTGATCTATATCGGCGCCATGCTGTTGATTGGCTTCGCGGCCTATCGTGCCACCAAGAATTTCGACGACTACATCCTCGGGGGACGTAGCCTGGGCAGTTTCGTCACGGCACTCTCGGCGGGCGCTTCGGACATGAGCGGCTGGTTGCTGATGGGCCTGCCGGGCGCGATTTTTGTTGCCGGCCTGTCGGAAAGCTGGATCGCCATTGGGTTGATCGCCGGTGCCTGGCTGAACTGGCTGTTCGTTGCCGGGCGTTTGCGTGTACACACCGAGCGCAACAAGAATGCGCTCACGCTGCCTGATTATTTCTCCCACCGCTTCGAAGACGAAAGCCGTTTGCTGCGCATCTTCTCCGCGCTGGTCGTGCTGGTGTTCTTCACCATCTACTGCGCCTCCGGCGTGGTCGCCGGCGCACGTCTGTTCGAAAGCAGCTTCGGCGTTCCCTACGACATCGCGCTGTGGATCGGCGCCGCCGCCACCATCCTCTATGTGTTCATCGGCGGATTCCTCGCGGTGAGCTGGACCGACACGGTGCAGGCAACGCTGATGATCTTCGCCTTGCTGATCACGCCCGTTTTCGTGGTGCTGGCGCTGGGAGACATGGGGGCTGCGATGGACACCATCGCCACACAGAATCCGGCCGCGTTCGACATGTTCAACGGGTTGTCCTTCGTTGCCATCGTCTCGCTGCTGGCCTGGGGCCTGGGTTATTTCGGCCAGCCGCACATCCTGGTCCGCTTCATGGCGGCCGATTCCGTGAAGACCATTCCCAACGCCCGCCGGATCGGCATGGCGTGGATGATCCTGACACTCGCCGGCGCCGTCGCAGTCGGATTCTTCGGCATCGCCTATTTCGCCGGGCATCCCGAACTGGCCGGCCCGGTCAACCAGAACGGCGAGCGGGTCTTTATGGAACTGGTGAAAATCCTGTTCAATCCCTGGGTTGCCGGCGTGATTCTGTCCGGCGTGTTGGCCGCGGTGATGAGCACCCTCAGCGCTCAGTTATTGGTCAGCTCCAGTGCCCTGACGCAAGATTTCTACAAAGCCATGCTGCGCAAGAACGCCTCGCAGACCGAACTGGTCTGGGTCGGTCGTGCCATGGTGCTGCTGATCGCATTCATCGCCCTGGGCATCGCTTCGAATCCGGACAGCAAAGTCCTGGGCCTGGTGTCCTACGCCTGGGCCGGCTTCGGCGCGGCCTTCGGTCCGGTGGTGCTGATCTCCCTGCTGTGGAAGAACATGACGCGCAACGGTGCGCTGGCCGGCATGGTCGTGGGTGCCGTGACCGTGGTGGTCTGGAAAGAGTTCGTCGGCATGGGACTGTACGAAATCATTCCGGGCTTCATTCTCGCCAGCATCGCCATCGTGCTGTTCAGCAAGGTGGGCCAGGGCGCTTCGGCGACCATGATCAAGCGTTTCGAGGACGCTGAGAGCGAATACCAGGGTCGCTGA
- the putA gene encoding bifunctional proline dehydrogenase/L-glutamate gamma-semialdehyde dehydrogenase PutA produces MFKAGQVLQGDFAHLKAAEFFPAISANYSVDEAAYLTELLQLADPGEAGIEAIRGEARSLIEAVRGRDNAVDTLDALLRQYSLDTHEGLMLMCLAEALLRVPDSATADALIRDKLNAAEWERHLGQSDNVLVNFAAWGLVMTGKVVDPENADGRPKNVIGRLIKRSGEPVIRAAMNQAMKLMGKQFVLGRSISEALKNGRPEREKGYTYSFDMLGEAALTAEDARKYMADYRQAVETVGAEPQVGSGPRPSVSIKLSALHPRYEVAQRERVLSELFESVRELAILARRLDVGITIDAEEADRLELSLELYEKLMRDPAIAGWGEFGLVIQAYSKRCLPVLVWLTLLGKELGAMIPLRLVKGAYWDTEIKQCQVQGLSGYPVYTRKEATDTSYLACARYLLSEHTRGVIYPQFASHNAHTVSCILSMASALQTPREFEFQRLHGMGDALYDTVIEKYRKNVRIYAPVGAHKDLLPYLVRRLLENGANSSFVHQLVDPRVPVETLIDHPVTQLRQFKTLGNHRIPLPPALYGNRTNSQGINMNIQTQWNELSSAYQSFLTRQWQAAPVIRGETLTGAAHKVHCPYDLSREVGTAQFATAEQARQAIDGLAAFWPRWNATPIEQRAQILERLGDLLEANRAELMAMCTLEAGKTLQDGIDEVREAVDFCRYYALQARLKLGREELKGPTGERNELFHEGRGVFVCISPWNFPLAIYLGQITAALVAGNTVLAKPAEQTSLIAARALELMFEAGLPKEAIAFLPGDGATLGGVFCRDPRVVGVCFTGSTETARIINRQLAEKEGAIATLIAETGGQNAMIVDSTALPEQVVKDAVGSAFTSAGQRCSALRVLYVQRDIADRVIELIKGAMAELKVGPTHLRENDLGPVIDADAREGLLAHIQQLKAEGKLIAEATLPGSLNGHFVAPVAFEITGIDELKKEQFGPVLHLVRFDAADLEKVVADINATGYGLTLGVHSRNEETAARIEALARVGNLYVNRNQVGAVVGVQPFGGCGLSGTGPKAGGPSYLLRFVNERTTSTNTTAVGGNASLLSLGDD; encoded by the coding sequence ATGTTCAAAGCCGGTCAAGTCTTGCAGGGCGATTTCGCCCATCTGAAAGCCGCCGAATTCTTTCCCGCCATCAGCGCCAACTACAGCGTTGACGAGGCAGCCTACCTCACCGAGTTGCTGCAACTCGCCGACCCCGGAGAAGCCGGCATCGAGGCCATCCGCGGCGAAGCCCGCAGCCTGATCGAAGCCGTGCGGGGCCGGGACAATGCCGTCGATACCCTCGATGCGCTGCTGCGCCAGTACAGCCTGGATACGCATGAGGGGCTGATGCTGATGTGCCTGGCCGAGGCGCTGTTGCGCGTGCCGGATTCGGCGACCGCGGACGCGCTGATCCGCGACAAGCTCAACGCTGCCGAGTGGGAACGCCACCTCGGTCAGAGCGACAACGTGCTGGTCAATTTCGCCGCCTGGGGCCTGGTGATGACCGGCAAGGTCGTCGATCCGGAAAACGCCGACGGCCGCCCGAAGAACGTCATCGGCCGGCTCATCAAGCGCTCCGGCGAGCCGGTGATCCGTGCCGCGATGAACCAGGCGATGAAACTGATGGGCAAGCAGTTCGTGCTCGGCCGCAGCATCAGCGAAGCTTTGAAGAACGGCCGTCCCGAGCGTGAGAAGGGCTACACCTATTCATTCGACATGCTCGGCGAAGCGGCCCTCACCGCCGAGGATGCACGCAAGTACATGGCCGACTACCGCCAGGCCGTGGAAACCGTCGGTGCCGAGCCGCAGGTCGGTTCCGGCCCGCGTCCGTCGGTGTCGATCAAGCTGTCGGCGCTGCATCCACGCTACGAAGTGGCTCAGCGCGAGCGAGTGCTGAGCGAGCTGTTCGAGAGCGTGCGCGAGCTGGCGATCCTGGCGCGCCGGCTGGATGTCGGCATCACCATCGATGCTGAAGAGGCGGATCGGCTCGAGCTGTCGCTGGAGCTTTACGAAAAACTGATGCGTGACCCGGCCATTGCTGGCTGGGGCGAGTTCGGGCTGGTCATCCAGGCTTATTCCAAGCGCTGCCTGCCGGTCCTGGTCTGGTTGACCCTGCTGGGCAAGGAACTGGGTGCAATGATCCCGCTGCGACTGGTCAAGGGCGCCTACTGGGATACCGAGATCAAGCAGTGCCAGGTTCAAGGGCTGAGCGGCTATCCGGTCTACACCCGCAAAGAGGCGACCGACACGTCCTACCTGGCCTGTGCACGCTATCTGTTGTCCGAACACACCCGTGGCGTGATCTATCCGCAGTTCGCCAGCCACAACGCACACACCGTCAGTTGCATCCTGTCGATGGCGAGCGCGCTGCAGACCCCGCGTGAGTTCGAATTCCAGCGGCTGCACGGCATGGGTGACGCGCTATACGACACCGTGATCGAAAAATACCGCAAGAACGTGCGCATCTACGCGCCGGTCGGTGCCCACAAGGATCTGCTGCCGTACCTGGTGCGACGCCTCTTGGAAAACGGCGCCAACTCGTCGTTCGTCCACCAGCTGGTCGACCCGCGCGTACCGGTGGAAACGCTGATCGACCACCCGGTGACTCAGCTGCGTCAGTTCAAGACCCTCGGCAACCATCGCATCCCGCTTCCGCCGGCGCTGTACGGCAACCGGACCAACTCGCAAGGCATCAACATGAATATCCAGACTCAGTGGAACGAACTGTCCAGCGCCTACCAGAGCTTCCTGACTCGCCAGTGGCAGGCGGCCCCGGTGATCCGTGGGGAAACGCTCACCGGTGCGGCGCACAAGGTTCACTGCCCGTACGACCTGAGTCGGGAAGTCGGTACCGCCCAGTTCGCCACGGCCGAGCAGGCCAGGCAGGCCATCGACGGTCTGGCTGCTTTCTGGCCGCGCTGGAATGCCACACCAATCGAGCAGCGGGCACAGATCCTCGAGCGCCTTGGCGATCTGCTCGAAGCCAACCGTGCCGAACTGATGGCCATGTGTACCCTGGAAGCTGGCAAGACCCTGCAGGATGGCATCGACGAAGTCCGTGAAGCAGTGGACTTCTGCCGCTACTACGCGTTGCAGGCTCGCCTGAAGCTCGGCCGCGAGGAACTCAAGGGCCCGACCGGCGAACGCAACGAGCTGTTCCACGAAGGTCGCGGCGTGTTCGTTTGCATCAGCCCCTGGAATTTCCCGCTGGCCATTTACCTCGGTCAGATCACCGCTGCCCTGGTTGCCGGTAATACCGTGCTGGCCAAGCCTGCCGAGCAGACCAGCCTGATCGCCGCCCGCGCACTGGAACTGATGTTCGAAGCCGGTCTGCCGAAGGAGGCGATCGCGTTCTTGCCGGGCGATGGCGCGACCCTGGGCGGTGTGTTCTGCCGCGATCCGCGTGTGGTCGGCGTGTGCTTCACCGGCTCCACCGAGACCGCACGCATCATCAATCGGCAACTGGCCGAGAAGGAAGGCGCCATCGCCACCCTGATCGCCGAAACCGGTGGCCAGAACGCGATGATCGTCGACTCCACGGCGCTGCCCGAGCAGGTGGTCAAGGATGCGGTCGGTTCGGCCTTCACCAGCGCCGGCCAGCGTTGCTCGGCCCTGCGTGTGCTGTACGTGCAGCGGGACATCGCCGACCGGGTCATCGAGTTGATAAAGGGCGCCATGGCCGAGCTGAAGGTCGGCCCGACCCACCTGCGTGAAAACGATCTCGGCCCGGTGATCGACGCCGACGCCCGTGAGGGGCTGCTGGCTCACATCCAGCAGCTCAAGGCCGAAGGCAAGCTGATCGCCGAAGCGACGCTGCCCGGTAGCCTGAATGGTCATTTCGTCGCGCCAGTGGCGTTCGAGATCACCGGCATTGATGAACTGAAAAAAGAGCAGTTCGGTCCGGTGCTGCACCTGGTGCGCTTTGACGCGGCGGACCTGGAGAAGGTCGTTGCGGACATCAACGCCACCGGCTACGGCCTGACGCTTGGCGTGCACAGCCGCAACGAAGAAACCGCCGCGCGGATCGAGGCGCTGGCGCGGGTCGGCAACCTCTACGTCAACCGCAACCAGGTGGGCGCCGTGGTCGGCGTACAGCCGTTCGGCGGCTGCGGCCTGTCCGGAACCGGCCCGAAGGCCGGTGGCCCGAGCTACCTGCTGCGCTTCGTCAACGAACGCACCACCTCGACCAATACCACGGCTGTCGGCGGTAACGCATCGCTGTTGTCGTTGGGCGACGACTGA
- a CDS encoding AraC family transcriptional regulator, protein MLNARLLRLDDKAHEHAHDYHQLVLSLSGSAEFEVDGSGGEVCRMRACLVPGHAEHEFAGKGDNRMLIIDLDEQDLSADDPRLLAQLFETPRYPALDADFHNLLNYAGAELARYGSDPLLARALGGVLLRALHLRVFGEAPRLPTGPLDISRLDAHIERNLARRITVAELAQVACLSPSHFHAQFKDSVGLTPHQYLLKSRLDRAARLLRESPLPLVRIAEECGFSSQSALTTATRRYLGLTPKRLRRNDG, encoded by the coding sequence ATGCTCAACGCCCGTCTGCTTCGCCTCGATGACAAGGCCCACGAACACGCGCACGACTACCACCAGCTGGTTCTGTCGCTGTCGGGCAGTGCCGAATTCGAAGTGGACGGCTCAGGCGGTGAGGTCTGCCGCATGCGGGCATGCCTGGTGCCCGGGCATGCCGAGCATGAGTTCGCCGGCAAGGGCGACAATCGCATGCTCATCATCGATCTCGATGAGCAGGACCTGAGTGCCGATGATCCGCGCCTGCTGGCGCAACTGTTCGAAACCCCGCGCTACCCTGCGCTGGACGCCGATTTTCACAACCTGCTCAACTACGCCGGGGCCGAGCTGGCCCGCTACGGCAGCGACCCGCTGCTGGCCCGGGCGCTCGGTGGCGTATTGTTGCGCGCCTTGCACTTGCGGGTGTTCGGCGAGGCGCCACGCCTGCCCACCGGCCCGCTGGACATTTCCCGGCTGGATGCACATATCGAGCGCAACCTGGCGCGCCGGATCACCGTCGCGGAGCTGGCCCAGGTCGCCTGCCTGAGCCCCAGCCACTTCCATGCGCAGTTCAAGGACAGCGTCGGACTTACCCCGCATCAATACCTGCTCAAGAGTCGCCTCGATCGCGCCGCTCGGCTGCTGCGCGAAAGCCCGCTGCCGTTGGTACGCATCGCCGAAGAGTGCGGTTTTTCCAGCCAGAGTGCGCTGACCACCGCCACGCGTCGCTACCTTGGGCTGACGCCCAAGCGTTTGAGACGCAACGACGGCTGA
- the lon gene encoding endopeptidase La yields MNDDSNQEFEQSISSTGLVLPDQDQPDKLYIIPVHNRPFFPAQVLPVIVNEHPWAETLERVSKTPHQRLALFFVDTPAQEDTASFDPNALPEHGTMVRVHHASRESGKLQFVAQGMARVRIRGWLRRKPPYLVEVEYPQSDEDPRDEVKAYGMALINAIKELLPLNPLYSEELKNYLNRFSPNAPSPLTDFAAALTTAPGLELQEVLDTVPVLKRMEKVLPLLRKEVEVAKLQKELTGEVNRKIGERQREFFLKEQLKIIQQELGITKDDRSADADEFRSRLEGKVVPAAAQKRIDDELTKLSVLETGSPEYAVTRNYLDWATAMPWGLYSEDKLDLGRARKILNEHHAGLDDIKSRIIEFLAVGAFRGEIAGSIVLLVGPPGVGKTSIGKSIAESLGRPFYRFSVGGMRDEAEIKGHRRTYIGALPGKLVQALKEVEVMNPVIMLDEVDKLGNSHQGDPASALLETLDPEQNVGFLDHYLDLRLDLSKVLFVCTANSLYSIPGPLLDRMEIIRLSGYITEEKLAIAKRHLWPRQLERAGVPKNRLAINDSALRNLIEGYAREAGVRQLDKQLGKLVRKAVVKLLDEPDSKIKIGPKDIERYLGIPFWHPEQLLTGVGVVTGLAWNSMGGATLPIEATRIHTLNRGFKLTGKLGDVMKESAEIAFSYVNSHLKEFKGDPAFFDQAFVHMHVPEGATPKDGPSAGISMASALLSLARNQAPKKGVAMTGELTLTGLVLPIGGLREKVIAARRLKLYELIIPELNRGDFEELPDYLKEGLTMHFAKRFQDVVKVLF; encoded by the coding sequence ATGAACGACGACAGCAATCAGGAATTCGAGCAGAGCATATCCTCCACCGGGCTGGTTCTGCCCGACCAGGATCAGCCGGACAAGCTCTACATCATCCCGGTGCACAACCGACCCTTTTTCCCGGCGCAGGTCCTGCCGGTAATCGTCAATGAGCATCCATGGGCGGAAACCCTGGAGCGGGTCTCCAAGACGCCTCATCAGCGCCTGGCTCTGTTCTTCGTGGACACGCCAGCCCAGGAGGATACCGCCAGTTTCGATCCGAATGCGCTGCCCGAGCACGGCACCATGGTCCGCGTGCACCACGCCTCCAGGGAAAGCGGGAAGCTGCAGTTCGTCGCCCAGGGTATGGCGCGAGTGCGCATCCGCGGTTGGTTGCGGCGCAAACCGCCGTATCTCGTCGAAGTGGAATACCCGCAAAGCGACGAGGACCCGCGCGACGAGGTCAAGGCCTACGGCATGGCACTGATCAACGCGATCAAGGAGCTGCTACCGCTCAATCCGTTGTACAGCGAAGAACTGAAGAATTACCTCAATCGCTTCAGCCCGAACGCGCCGTCCCCGCTGACCGATTTCGCCGCCGCCCTGACCACCGCGCCAGGGCTTGAGTTGCAGGAAGTGCTCGATACCGTGCCCGTGCTCAAGCGCATGGAAAAGGTGCTTCCGCTGCTGCGCAAGGAGGTCGAAGTCGCCAAGCTGCAGAAGGAGCTGACCGGGGAAGTCAACCGCAAGATCGGCGAGCGCCAGCGCGAATTCTTCCTCAAGGAGCAACTCAAGATCATCCAGCAGGAGCTGGGCATTACCAAGGATGACCGCAGCGCCGATGCCGACGAGTTCCGCTCACGGCTGGAGGGGAAAGTGGTCCCCGCCGCCGCCCAGAAGCGCATCGACGATGAACTGACCAAGCTGTCGGTGCTGGAGACCGGCTCGCCCGAATACGCGGTGACCCGCAATTATCTCGACTGGGCCACCGCCATGCCCTGGGGCCTGTACAGCGAGGACAAGCTGGACCTCGGTCGGGCGCGCAAGATACTCAATGAACATCACGCCGGGCTCGACGACATCAAGAGCCGCATCATCGAATTCCTCGCAGTCGGTGCGTTCCGCGGCGAGATCGCCGGGTCGATCGTGCTGCTGGTGGGACCGCCCGGCGTCGGCAAGACCAGCATCGGCAAGTCCATCGCCGAGTCTCTGGGGCGGCCTTTCTATCGCTTCAGCGTCGGCGGCATGCGCGACGAGGCGGAGATCAAGGGGCACCGCCGTACCTATATCGGCGCCCTGCCCGGCAAGTTGGTACAGGCACTGAAAGAGGTCGAGGTGATGAACCCGGTGATCATGCTCGACGAAGTCGATAAGCTGGGTAACAGCCATCAGGGCGACCCGGCGTCGGCCTTGCTGGAAACACTGGACCCGGAGCAGAACGTCGGCTTCCTGGACCACTATCTCGATCTGCGCCTCGATCTGTCCAAGGTGCTGTTTGTATGCACCGCCAATAGCCTGTATTCCATTCCCGGCCCCTTGCTGGACCGGATGGAAATCATCCGGCTGTCCGGCTACATCACCGAAGAAAAGCTGGCCATCGCCAAACGCCATCTCTGGCCGCGTCAGCTTGAGCGTGCCGGGGTTCCGAAAAATCGCCTGGCGATCAACGACAGCGCGCTGCGCAACCTCATCGAAGGCTATGCGCGCGAAGCCGGCGTGCGACAGCTGGACAAGCAGCTCGGCAAGCTGGTGCGCAAGGCGGTGGTCAAGTTGCTCGACGAGCCCGACAGCAAGATCAAGATTGGCCCCAAGGATATCGAGCGCTACCTGGGCATTCCGTTCTGGCATCCCGAGCAACTGCTCACAGGCGTCGGCGTGGTGACGGGCCTGGCCTGGAACAGCATGGGCGGCGCTACCCTGCCGATCGAGGCGACGCGCATCCATACGCTGAACCGTGGCTTCAAGCTCACCGGCAAGCTCGGAGACGTGATGAAGGAGTCGGCCGAAATCGCCTTCAGCTACGTCAATTCGCATTTGAAGGAGTTCAAGGGCGACCCGGCATTCTTCGATCAGGCCTTCGTGCACATGCACGTGCCAGAAGGCGCAACGCCCAAGGACGGGCCCAGCGCAGGCATCAGCATGGCCAGCGCATTGCTCTCGCTGGCGCGTAACCAGGCGCCGAAGAAGGGTGTCGCGATGACCGGCGAACTGACCCTGACCGGCCTCGTCCTGCCGATCGGCGGCTTGCGCGAAAAAGTGATCGCAGCGCGCCGCTTGAAGCTGTACGAGCTGATCATTCCCGAGCTGAACCGGGGTGACTTCGAAGAACTGCCGGACTATCTGAAAGAAGGCTTGACGATGCATTTCGCCAAACGCTTCCAGGATGTGGTCAAGGTGCTGTTCTGA
- a CDS encoding protease inhibitor I42 family protein, which yields MPSALPHLLSSAALLALAGCAGTPPSSVALNDDAACPLSLQSGQTLILSLPSNPTSGYRWMLRDVSSEQLESLGPEVFSSGKNDLIGADGISTWRFEAAERGSGRLYLTYQRPWENDAEPAGLFDCRIEVQ from the coding sequence ATGCCTTCTGCCCTGCCCCACCTCTTGTCATCTGCGGCGCTGCTTGCCCTGGCCGGTTGCGCTGGCACGCCGCCCAGCAGTGTCGCGCTAAACGACGATGCTGCCTGCCCGCTGTCGCTGCAGTCCGGCCAGACCCTGATCCTCAGCTTGCCCAGCAACCCGACCAGCGGCTATCGCTGGATGCTTCGCGACGTCTCGTCCGAGCAGCTCGAGAGCCTGGGCCCTGAAGTGTTCAGCTCCGGAAAGAACGATCTGATCGGCGCCGACGGCATCTCCACCTGGCGCTTCGAAGCCGCCGAGCGCGGCAGCGGCCGCCTTTATCTGACCTATCAACGCCCTTGGGAAAACGACGCGGAACCGGCCGGCCTGTTCGACTGCCGCATCGAGGTGCAGTGA
- the cmoA gene encoding carboxy-S-adenosyl-L-methionine synthase CmoA — MIHDPDRLFAKPLAQPQDFAFNEDVARVFPDMIKRSVPGYPTIVENIGVLAAQFAQPNTCLYDLGCSLGAVTQALRRHVKADNCQVIAVDNSTAMIERCREYLHAQDSMFQELLPVEVIEADVLSLQYQPASLVALNFTLQFIPREQRPALLGRIRRALVPGGALILSEKLRFEDEQEQALLTDLHIAFKRANGYSELEIAQKRSAIENVMKPDSLETHRQRLLDAGFSQVVPWFQCLNFASLIALP; from the coding sequence GTGATCCACGACCCAGACCGCCTGTTCGCCAAGCCCCTCGCCCAGCCCCAGGATTTCGCTTTCAACGAAGACGTGGCGCGCGTGTTCCCCGACATGATCAAGCGCTCGGTGCCGGGCTACCCGACCATCGTCGAGAACATCGGTGTGCTGGCCGCGCAGTTCGCCCAGCCGAATACGTGCCTGTACGATCTCGGCTGCTCGCTGGGGGCGGTGACCCAGGCCCTGCGCCGGCATGTAAAGGCCGACAATTGCCAGGTCATCGCCGTGGACAACTCAACGGCGATGATCGAACGCTGCCGCGAGTACCTGCACGCTCAGGACTCGATGTTCCAGGAGCTGCTGCCGGTCGAGGTGATCGAGGCCGATGTCCTCTCGCTGCAGTATCAGCCGGCCTCACTCGTGGCGCTGAATTTCACGCTCCAGTTCATCCCCCGCGAGCAGCGGCCAGCCCTGCTTGGCAGGATTCGCCGGGCACTGGTGCCGGGCGGTGCGCTGATTCTGTCGGAGAAGCTGCGATTCGAAGACGAGCAGGAGCAGGCGCTACTGACCGACCTGCACATCGCCTTCAAGCGTGCCAATGGCTACAGCGAGCTGGAAATCGCCCAGAAGCGCAGCGCCATCGAAAACGTAATGAAGCCCGACAGCCTCGAGACTCACCGCCAACGCCTGCTCGACGCGGGTTTCTCTCAGGTCGTGCCCTGGTTCCAATGCCTGAATTTCGCCTCGCTGATTGCCCTGCCATGA
- the cmoB gene encoding tRNA 5-methoxyuridine(34)/uridine 5-oxyacetic acid(34) synthase CmoB: MNLDLTPLAWRLAGTPLAAWANGLQQQLDAKLAIGHGDLPRWRRSVDALPDIQPTAVELRDTFRLDADCDEATRAVTHDALFGLSPWRKGPFDVFGLHVDTEWRSDWKWDRVAPHLELAGKRVLDVGCGNGYYMWRMLGAGADAVVGIDPNWLFFCQFHAMKRYLAECPVWHLPMALEELPAKLEGFDTVFSMGVLYHRRSPIDHLLDLRDCLLKGGELVLETLVVEGDEHTALVPEDRYAQMRNVWFLPSVAALECWLRRAGFIDVRCVDVSITGVDEQRSTDWMRYQSLPDFLDPQDHRKTIEGLPAPMRAVLIARKP; this comes from the coding sequence ATGAACCTCGACCTGACACCCCTCGCCTGGCGGCTGGCCGGCACGCCACTGGCCGCCTGGGCCAACGGCCTGCAGCAGCAGCTCGACGCCAAACTCGCCATCGGCCATGGCGATCTGCCGCGCTGGCGCCGGTCCGTCGATGCGCTGCCCGACATCCAGCCCACCGCGGTCGAGCTGCGCGACACGTTCCGGCTGGATGCCGATTGCGACGAGGCGACACGCGCCGTCACCCACGACGCGCTGTTCGGCCTGTCGCCCTGGCGCAAAGGGCCTTTCGATGTGTTCGGCCTGCACGTGGATACCGAATGGCGTTCGGACTGGAAATGGGACAGGGTCGCGCCGCACCTCGAGCTGGCCGGCAAGCGCGTCCTCGATGTCGGCTGCGGCAATGGCTATTACATGTGGCGGATGCTCGGCGCCGGGGCCGACGCAGTGGTCGGCATCGACCCGAACTGGCTGTTTTTCTGCCAGTTCCACGCGATGAAACGCTACCTTGCCGAATGCCCCGTCTGGCACCTGCCGATGGCCCTGGAAGAACTCCCCGCCAAGCTCGAGGGCTTTGACACGGTGTTCTCCATGGGCGTGCTCTATCATCGGCGCTCACCGATCGATCACCTTCTGGACCTCAGGGATTGCCTGCTCAAAGGGGGCGAACTGGTGCTCGAAACCCTTGTGGTCGAGGGCGACGAACACACCGCGCTGGTGCCTGAGGACCGTTACGCCCAGATGCGTAACGTCTGGTTCCTGCCGTCGGTGGCAGCACTGGAGTGCTGGCTGCGACGCGCCGGGTTCATCGACGTACGCTGCGTCGATGTCAGCATCACCGGTGTCGACGAGCAGCGCAGTACCGACTGGATGCGCTACCAGTCGCTGCCCGACTTCCTCGATCCGCAGGATCACCGCAAGACCATCGAAGGCCTCCCGGCACCGATGCGAGCCGTACTGATCGCACGCAAGCCCTAG
- a CDS encoding LysR substrate-binding domain-containing protein encodes MPEALPQSATPLLEIDVLRTFVSIAESGSFTRAAGQIFRTTSAVSMQIKRLETMLGCTLFIREARRIALTTEGERLLGYARRLLKLNEETVNAFIAPRLNGQVRFGTPSDIGTHILPGLLSLFARTHPGIEVNVSVGRSLDMIQRIDAGELDVALVSVGNLGQDDSRGEVIHSEPLIWAGRAGGVAVERNPLPLALSSPDCAWRRQALDALDRAGRPYRIAYSSEQCAGQEAAMIADLAVAPYPLSLVRPPLKRLEESASLPALGVYQIKLLRAAGRSEPVEVLSRHVIAAFAAYHR; translated from the coding sequence ATGCCCGAAGCGCTCCCTCAATCCGCTACGCCTCTGCTCGAGATCGACGTGTTGCGGACCTTCGTCTCCATTGCCGAGAGCGGCAGCTTCACCCGCGCCGCCGGTCAGATCTTTCGCACCACATCGGCCGTCAGCATGCAGATCAAACGGCTCGAGACCATGCTCGGCTGTACGCTGTTCATCCGTGAAGCGCGGCGCATCGCGTTGACCACCGAAGGCGAGCGACTGCTGGGATACGCACGCCGGCTGCTCAAGCTCAACGAAGAAACGGTCAACGCGTTCATCGCGCCCCGGCTGAATGGCCAGGTGCGCTTCGGCACCCCGTCGGACATCGGCACGCACATCCTGCCGGGGCTGCTGTCGCTGTTCGCCCGTACGCATCCGGGTATCGAGGTCAATGTCTCGGTGGGCCGCAGCCTGGACATGATCCAGCGCATCGATGCCGGTGAACTGGACGTTGCGCTCGTCAGCGTCGGCAATCTCGGCCAGGACGACTCCCGCGGTGAAGTCATCCACAGCGAACCACTGATCTGGGCGGGTCGAGCCGGTGGCGTCGCGGTCGAACGCAACCCGTTGCCCTTGGCCCTGTCGAGCCCCGACTGCGCGTGGCGACGCCAGGCGCTGGACGCACTGGACCGCGCGGGGCGCCCCTATCGCATCGCCTACTCGAGCGAGCAGTGCGCCGGCCAGGAGGCGGCCATGATCGCCGACCTGGCGGTGGCGCCGTACCCGCTGAGCCTGGTGAGGCCGCCTTTGAAGCGCCTCGAGGAAAGCGCCAGCCTGCCAGCCCTTGGCGTCTACCAGATCAAGCTGCTGCGCGCCGCAGGCCGCAGCGAGCCGGTCGAGGTGCTGTCACGGCATGTCATCGCCGCATTCGCCGCGTATCACCGATAG